A genomic region of Patescibacteria group bacterium contains the following coding sequences:
- a CDS encoding PilN domain-containing protein translates to MTRLDINPEVEQGIINAQNQSQAPAEVPKLKAPIRTSNIVTTGFLITGFFLLVFGGLFLFNVMKKSSINSTSNKIGQANDEILKMGDVNKQAEALYSQINNLEGLWAGRNLWSNVMTKLSGTMYKNVKFNTVSFASPNTLTITGQTDSLSNVAKMLASLEGDKNFLNAKLTSVTVEEGVVSFNIGTGFTPSLLGASSGSK, encoded by the coding sequence ATGACGCGCTTAGACATAAATCCAGAAGTTGAGCAAGGTATTATTAATGCTCAAAATCAATCTCAGGCACCGGCTGAGGTGCCAAAATTAAAAGCTCCGATTAGGACCAGCAATATCGTGACAACTGGTTTTTTGATAACCGGTTTTTTCTTGTTGGTTTTTGGGGGCTTATTTTTGTTTAATGTGATGAAAAAGTCAAGTATTAATTCAACGTCGAACAAGATCGGTCAAGCTAATGATGAGATTTTGAAAATGGGAGATGTGAATAAGCAAGCTGAGGCTTTATACTCCCAAATTAATAATCTCGAAGGGCTCTGGGCTGGTCGTAATCTTTGGTCAAACGTGATGACTAAATTAAGTGGGACAATGTATAAAAATGTGAAATTCAATACCGTCAGTTTTGCCAGTCCAAATACTTTAACCATCACTGGTCAGACAGATTCACTTTCGAATGTGGCAAAAATGTTAGCTTCGTTAGAAGGAGACAAGAATTTTTTGAACGCCAAATTAACATCAGTCACGGTAGAGGAAGGTGTGGTTAGTTTTAATATTGGCACCGGTTTTACACCGTCATTATTGGGAGCTAGCTCAGGATCAAAATAA
- the pilO gene encoding type 4a pilus biogenesis protein PilO, whose protein sequence is MKQPSESKKTEQVGAILLLCLLVIVCTIIFGIRPQISSLKENNITAAAKKDDLKDRQDKLNNLQTLAKEINANKAIVQKLAIALPTKEKLGELLIQVDTIANNQNLKIINFTPSLVTQQTGDASKDFTEDTGSASTDGTASTTTIPGAIGGAAQTYAFTMAVSGNYSSIVTFMKNLEQNLRPMVVKNAEFAAAEGGNPAIDATFEIETYYQK, encoded by the coding sequence ATGAAACAACCTTCTGAGTCGAAAAAAACCGAACAAGTGGGAGCAATTCTGCTATTATGTCTTTTAGTGATTGTTTGTACAATTATTTTTGGGATTCGTCCTCAAATTTCATCTTTAAAAGAAAATAATATCACGGCGGCGGCCAAGAAAGACGATTTGAAGGATCGACAAGATAAATTAAATAATTTACAAACTTTAGCCAAGGAAATTAATGCGAATAAAGCCATCGTGCAAAAACTAGCCATTGCTTTACCGACAAAAGAAAAATTAGGGGAGCTTTTGATTCAAGTTGATACTATTGCCAATAACCAGAATTTAAAAATTATTAATTTTACTCCTTCGCTCGTAACTCAACAAACTGGGGACGCCTCGAAAGATTTTACTGAAGATACGGGTTCTGCTTCCACTGATGGTACCGCCTCCACTACAACTATTCCGGGCGCGATTGGTGGTGCGGCGCAAACTTATGCTTTTACAATGGCCGTGTCAGGAAATTATTCTTCGATTGTAACCTTTATGAAAAATCTTGAACAAAACTTAAGACCAATGGTGGTTAAAAATGCTGAATTCGCCGCTGCTGAGGGCGGGAATCCAGCCATAGATGCCACTTTCGAAATTGAGACATATTATCAAAAATAA